The sequence TTCACCGTGGCGCGGAACTGTTCTTCTGCCTTCTCGAAATCGGCAGCGGAAACTGCTTCACGAACCTTGCGGATCGACGATCGGAGAGAGGACTTAACCGCACGGTTGTGTGTGCGGCGAACCACATTCTGGCGAAGACGTTTTTTGGCGCTCTTGGTATTGGGCATGGTTGAACCGGGTAATCGGAAACGAACAGTCCTTTGTCAGACTCTTATTAGAAGCTAATTATCATGCCGCATTTACAGCAGTTTGTCTAGCCGTAGCTTCACATCTTTGTAGGAAGCGTCCAATTTATGTAGCCGTTTGAGGTTCCGACTGGCCGAAACCCACTCTTTTAGCCCCTGAGCCAACACTCCGGCTCGATATAAAAGCAGCTTTAATCCGTCGGAACTCATGTTCTCTGAACGAGTTAGGCCTTCTTCATACGCCGCCAGAGCGGCCGCATACTGTTTTCGGGATTGCAGACACTCTCCCTTACCTAAATAGCAAATTGGGAATAATTTATCGTCCGCTTGGGCTACTTCTTCAAACAATTGCTCGGCTTGCTCGAAATTGCCGACCCGTTTCAAGCGAACTGCAAGCTCATATTTCAACGCAACATCCCCCGGTTTGCGTTGATTTCGCTTCGAGTAAACCTCGAGTTCTATCCGGTTTAGGTCGTTTCGGGACGTCTCGACAAGTTCCAGCAGCTCTGGCGCAGGGTTGGGCGTGGCGGCTGCCTGTTTTTCGGCCAAACGGAAGCGGTGGCGAGCTTTAACGATCAAAAGCTCTTCCCGCTTCTCGATCAATTCCAACGTATCGCCAAAATGGGTCAATGCCTGCTTTAGCACCTCGTCTGCCTCGAAGAATTTTCCTTCTTCGCAGCAAAGATCGATCAGCATAATGTAGTTGGACGAGACATCGGGATTGTTTTCGATTCGAGCTTTCAGCTTTTGCTTTTCCGTCAGCGGTCCCTTCGCCACCGGTGGGGCGGCCCCTCCCGCTTCTTCCTGGGCAGCTAATTGCTTTCGACGTAGTTTGGCGGCTTCTTCCGGGTCGATGCGGTTGGTCACCGTGGCTAGGCCCTGGGCGCGGCGTTCGCGGTCGATCGTCAACTGCGAGATCATCTTGTTTGCTTCATCATCGCCACGCTTCTTTTCCTCGATGAAATGCCACAACGAGATGGCTTGATCGAATTGGCCAACCTTTCCGAGGTAACGGGCACAGTGCCGCATCACTTCCATATCCCCAGGTGAGCCGTCCATGGCGTTCTTCATGTAACGCAGGCCAACTTCATTGAAGCGAAGTGCTGCACAAGCATCGACCATTGCCCTTAGTGTGACACTGTCGTAAGGATTATTCTTTAAAAGGTCGATTCCTTCCGAAATCACCTCCAACCACTTCTTGGCCGCCAAGGCTTTCTTAACGCCTCCTTTGCCGCCAAATGCGGAGAAGACCGAGCCTTTTTTCTTCCCCTTGAACTTTAAGTCGAGGTTTTCGAACATCTTTTCGACGTAAACCAGGTTCGCTGGATCTCGTCGGCAGCATTCGCCCAGCAAGCTATGGGCATAGTCGTAGTCGTACTTCGGCTTGCTCATCATTTGCGATGCATGCTCGTAAAGCTGCTGCAAACGCTTTCTTAGTGCTGGCGAAACTTCGTAGTTAGATTCTTCAGGAGTCGTAGAACTTGCACCGTCAGACATAAGCTATGGCCATATCGAATCGAAAACGGGGGGGTGAAAAGGGGTGCCAGCCAAGCACCATAATCCGTTACTTCTATTGTATCAACCGCTTCCGTTACGAGGGGGATTCGTCTTAAATTC comes from Bremerella cremea and encodes:
- the rpsT gene encoding 30S ribosomal protein S20, whose amino-acid sequence is MPNTKSAKKRLRQNVVRRTHNRAVKSSLRSSIRKVREAVSAADFEKAEEQFRATVKKLDKAGAKRVLHPKTTARLKSRLSHHIKTAKQKASA
- a CDS encoding tetratricopeptide repeat protein, whose protein sequence is MSDGASSTTPEESNYEVSPALRKRLQQLYEHASQMMSKPKYDYDYAHSLLGECCRRDPANLVYVEKMFENLDLKFKGKKKGSVFSAFGGKGGVKKALAAKKWLEVISEGIDLLKNNPYDSVTLRAMVDACAALRFNEVGLRYMKNAMDGSPGDMEVMRHCARYLGKVGQFDQAISLWHFIEEKKRGDDEANKMISQLTIDRERRAQGLATVTNRIDPEEAAKLRRKQLAAQEEAGGAAPPVAKGPLTEKQKLKARIENNPDVSSNYIMLIDLCCEEGKFFEADEVLKQALTHFGDTLELIEKREELLIVKARHRFRLAEKQAAATPNPAPELLELVETSRNDLNRIELEVYSKRNQRKPGDVALKYELAVRLKRVGNFEQAEQLFEEVAQADDKLFPICYLGKGECLQSRKQYAAALAAYEEGLTRSENMSSDGLKLLLYRAGVLAQGLKEWVSASRNLKRLHKLDASYKDVKLRLDKLL